From the genome of Malus sylvestris chromosome 6, drMalSylv7.2, whole genome shotgun sequence, one region includes:
- the LOC126626448 gene encoding uncharacterized protein LOC126626448 isoform X2 has protein sequence MAMHSLLHLPKPTFPRKSLFLPRPKPQTQPPNSHHYPKILVGVLGAGLTLAFVGPASASELLPLNEPSNALSLPTWAIHVSSVVECNGIGVAVRGEVRVRILERAVLGDGTGCSSSSPDSNRECHNVFCCISYLQIIRRTLQESLKFVYMETQI, from the exons ATGGCAATGCACTCCTTACTTCACCTTCCAAAACCCACTTTCCCGCGCAAATCCCTTTTCCTTCCGCGCCCAAAACCTCAAACCCAACCGCCAAATTCCCACCATTACCCCAAAATCTTGGTGGGTGTACTCGGGGCTGGTCTGACCCTGGCCTTCGTCGGACCCGCCTCAGCTTCTGAGCTGCTGCCCTTGAATGAACCCTCCAATGCCCTCTCGTTGCCCACCTGGGCCATTCACGTTTCCAGCGTCGTTGaatg CAATGGCATTGGTGTGGCAGTACGGGGAGAAGTCCGGGTTCGAATCTTGGAAAGGGCTGTCTTGGGGGATG GTACTGGTTGCTCTTCAAGCAGCCCTGACAGTAATAGGGAATGCCACAATGTGTTTTGCTGCATATCGTATTTACAGATCATCCGAAGAACACTCCAAGAATCTTTGAAATTTGTATATATGGAAACACAAATCTAA
- the LOC126626448 gene encoding uncharacterized protein LOC126626448 isoform X1: protein MAMHSLLHLPKPTFPRKSLFLPRPKPQTQPPNSHHYPKILVGVLGAGLTLAFVGPASASELLPLNEPSNALSLPTWAIHVSSVVEWVTAMALVWQYGEKSGFESWKGLSWGMVPLLGGALCACTWHFFYNSDSLEVLVALQAALTVIGNATMCFAAYRIYRSSEEHSKNL, encoded by the exons ATGGCAATGCACTCCTTACTTCACCTTCCAAAACCCACTTTCCCGCGCAAATCCCTTTTCCTTCCGCGCCCAAAACCTCAAACCCAACCGCCAAATTCCCACCATTACCCCAAAATCTTGGTGGGTGTACTCGGGGCTGGTCTGACCCTGGCCTTCGTCGGACCCGCCTCAGCTTCTGAGCTGCTGCCCTTGAATGAACCCTCCAATGCCCTCTCGTTGCCCACCTGGGCCATTCACGTTTCCAGCGTCGTTGaatg GGTTACAGCAATGGCATTGGTGTGGCAGTACGGGGAGAAGTCCGGGTTCGAATCTTGGAAAGGGCTGTCTTGGGGGATG GTTCCCTTGCTTGGTGGAGCATTATGTGCATGCACATGGCATTTCTTTTATAACTCTGATTCTCTTGAA GTACTGGTTGCTCTTCAAGCAGCCCTGACAGTAATAGGGAATGCCACAATGTGTTTTGCTGCATATCGTATTTACAGATCATCCGAAGAACACTCCAAGAATCTTTGA
- the LOC126626448 gene encoding uncharacterized protein LOC126626448 isoform X3 yields MNPPMPSRCPPGPFTFPASLNAMALVWQYGEKSGFESWKGLSWGMVPLLGGALCACTWHFFYNSDSLEVLVALQAALTVIGNATMCFAAYRIYRSSEEHSKNL; encoded by the exons ATGAACCCTCCAATGCCCTCTCGTTGCCCACCTGGGCCATTCACGTTTCCAGCGTCGTTGaatg CAATGGCATTGGTGTGGCAGTACGGGGAGAAGTCCGGGTTCGAATCTTGGAAAGGGCTGTCTTGGGGGATG GTTCCCTTGCTTGGTGGAGCATTATGTGCATGCACATGGCATTTCTTTTATAACTCTGATTCTCTTGAA GTACTGGTTGCTCTTCAAGCAGCCCTGACAGTAATAGGGAATGCCACAATGTGTTTTGCTGCATATCGTATTTACAGATCATCCGAAGAACACTCCAAGAATCTTTGA